A window of the Vibrio ostreae genome harbors these coding sequences:
- a CDS encoding NUDIX domain-containing protein: MQHRIRGAGILIDNDAVLLVKIRDFTGEYWIPPGGGFEEGDRSTKACVQREFREEAGIEVEVGELICVREFLEHDPKRYHAEFFYAIDRYRGTPNTDNLKGLNDEAVIQSVEWVPVETLPTLRVYPAELHGPLIEWTRQRRFSRHLGSYIQGNAEHINHL, from the coding sequence ATGCAACATCGTATTCGTGGCGCCGGTATTTTGATTGACAATGATGCGGTACTGTTGGTGAAAATTCGCGACTTTACCGGTGAGTACTGGATCCCGCCCGGTGGTGGGTTTGAAGAGGGAGATCGCAGTACCAAAGCCTGTGTGCAGCGTGAATTTCGGGAGGAAGCGGGGATTGAAGTTGAAGTCGGTGAACTGATCTGTGTGCGTGAGTTCCTTGAGCATGACCCTAAACGCTACCATGCGGAATTTTTCTATGCGATTGACCGTTATCGGGGTACGCCCAATACGGACAACCTGAAAGGACTCAATGATGAAGCGGTGATTCAGTCGGTGGAGTGGGTGCCTGTCGAAACACTGCCAACGTTGCGGGTCTATCCGGCGGAGCTGCATGGCCCCTTGATTGAATGGACCCGCCAGCGCCGTTTCAGCAGGCATTTGGGCAGTTATATTCAGGGTAATGCCGAGCACATTAATCATTTGTGA
- a CDS encoding amino acid aminotransferase, with product MLNHVTAYAGDPILSLMEKFMADDRSDKVNLSIGLYYDQNGKIPTLKSVAASQVQLQQADAEPCVYLPMEGLAPYRAGVQNLVFGANHPALTDQRVATIQSLGGSGALMIGADFLHYYFPKSTVWVSNPTWENHNAIFAGAGFQVDFYPYFDPQTKMLDFDGMLSALSQLPAQDIVLLHPCCHNPTGVDLTNEQWDQVIEIIKRNQLIPFFDMAYQGYGDTMADDAYVIRKIALEPNVVSFVSNSFSKIFSLYGERVGGLSVVCNDSEEASRVLGQLKATVRRNYSSPAKYGAKVVSNVLNTQQLNDLWLSEVEEMRSRILTMRETLHNTLQQLCPHKDFSFLVKQKGMFSYTGFSAEQVDTLREEHGIYLISSGRMCLAGLNESNVAKVAAAFSALR from the coding sequence GTGCTTAACCATGTCACAGCATACGCCGGAGACCCTATCCTGTCTCTGATGGAAAAATTTATGGCGGATGACCGATCTGACAAAGTCAATCTGAGTATTGGTTTGTACTACGACCAGAATGGCAAAATCCCGACCCTGAAATCGGTGGCCGCTTCTCAGGTGCAGCTGCAACAAGCCGATGCCGAGCCATGTGTTTACCTGCCAATGGAAGGCCTGGCACCATACCGTGCGGGTGTACAGAACCTGGTGTTCGGCGCTAACCATCCGGCGCTGACAGATCAGCGCGTAGCGACAATCCAGTCGCTCGGTGGTTCAGGTGCACTGATGATCGGTGCGGATTTCCTGCATTACTACTTCCCAAAATCCACCGTCTGGGTCAGTAACCCGACGTGGGAAAACCACAATGCAATTTTTGCCGGCGCCGGTTTCCAGGTTGATTTTTACCCTTACTTCGATCCGCAGACCAAAATGCTGGATTTCGACGGCATGCTCTCGGCCTTAAGTCAGCTGCCTGCTCAGGATATTGTCCTGCTGCACCCTTGCTGCCATAACCCGACGGGTGTCGACCTGACCAATGAACAGTGGGATCAGGTGATTGAAATTATTAAACGCAATCAGCTAATCCCATTCTTTGATATGGCGTATCAGGGCTACGGTGACACCATGGCTGATGACGCTTATGTGATCCGTAAAATTGCGCTTGAGCCCAATGTGGTCAGCTTTGTTTCCAACTCATTCTCGAAGATTTTCTCTCTGTATGGCGAGCGGGTCGGCGGTTTGTCAGTGGTGTGTAACGACAGCGAAGAAGCGTCACGTGTTCTGGGCCAGTTGAAGGCAACCGTACGTCGTAACTACTCGAGCCCGGCTAAATACGGCGCGAAAGTGGTGTCAAATGTGCTGAACACGCAGCAGCTGAACGATCTTTGGCTGAGCGAAGTTGAAGAGATGCGCAGCCGTATTCTCACCATGCGTGAAACCCTGCACAACACTTTGCAGCAACTTTGTCCGCACAAAGATTTCAGCTTCCTGGTGAAACAGAAAGGCATGTTCAGTTACACAGGTTTCAGCGCCGAGCAAGTGGATACCCTGCGTGAAGAACACGGCATCTACCTGATCAGCAGCGGCCGCATGTGTCTGGCTGGCCTTAACGAAAGCAATGTGGCTAAAGTGGCCGCGGCGTTTTCAGCTCTCAGATAA
- a CDS encoding YitT family protein has translation MSGVAVANTHHKWFEDAMALVMGTSLVAFGVLFLKQVGMVTGGTAGLSLFLSYHYHLEFGTIFFLVNLPFYYLALRRMGWLFCLKTFTAVGLVSFITNTQSQFIQISNLNPIYAAIFGGFLFGTGFIILFRHKASLGGFNILALYVQDRFGLRAGWLLMGIDLIIMLVSLSVVGLYELALSVVCGLVLNLIIALNHRSDRYQV, from the coding sequence ATGTCGGGAGTCGCTGTCGCAAACACACATCATAAGTGGTTTGAAGATGCCATGGCACTGGTGATGGGCACCAGCCTGGTCGCCTTTGGGGTACTATTTTTAAAGCAAGTCGGTATGGTCACCGGTGGCACCGCCGGCCTGTCGCTGTTTTTGAGTTACCATTATCATCTGGAATTCGGCACCATCTTTTTCCTGGTTAACCTGCCGTTTTACTATTTAGCTCTGCGCCGCATGGGCTGGCTGTTCTGCCTGAAAACCTTTACTGCGGTTGGGTTAGTTTCCTTTATCACCAACACTCAAAGCCAATTTATTCAGATCAGTAACCTCAATCCGATTTATGCGGCGATTTTTGGTGGCTTTTTATTTGGTACCGGATTTATTATCTTATTTCGCCACAAAGCCAGCCTGGGCGGATTCAATATTCTCGCCTTATATGTGCAAGACAGATTTGGTCTGCGAGCCGGGTGGCTGCTGATGGGGATTGACCTGATCATCATGTTGGTGTCATTGTCCGTGGTCGGACTGTATGAGTTAGCGCTGTCGGTTGTTTGCGGCCTGGTGCTCAACCTAATCATCGCGCTTAACCATCGCTCAGATCGTTACCAAGTATAA
- a CDS encoding Lrp/AsnC family transcriptional regulator, with the protein MVSTLDDYDVKILQLLQENGRLTNQELSDIIGLSASQCSRRRISLENQQLILGYHARISPQALKQDMIAMIEIKLLNHEQEKTLNFLNFINNEPSIIDAFKTTGDADYLVKSLVSDLDTLNALINRIFTTKLISHIKTSVVLERVKEHGNVISQ; encoded by the coding sequence ATGGTCAGCACACTGGACGACTATGATGTCAAAATACTGCAACTACTGCAGGAGAACGGACGTCTTACTAATCAAGAACTTAGCGACATTATCGGCCTGTCAGCCTCGCAATGCTCACGGCGCCGGATCAGCCTGGAAAACCAGCAACTGATCCTCGGCTATCACGCACGTATTTCACCACAGGCCTTGAAACAGGACATGATCGCCATGATTGAGATTAAACTGCTTAATCATGAACAGGAAAAAACACTTAACTTTCTGAACTTTATAAATAATGAGCCATCGATTATCGATGCATTTAAAACCACAGGTGATGCCGATTATCTGGTCAAGAGCCTGGTCTCCGACCTGGATACTCTGAATGCCCTGATCAACCGTATTTTCACCACCAAACTCATTTCCCATATCAAAACCTCGGTGGTGCTGGAACGGGTCAAAGAACACGGTAACGTCATTTCCCAATAA